The sequence ttgtggcgagtctccaaaaataaataaatgtatgggaaacacatcccgcagcacaaccacctgaccccaacttcagtctactcatcaccttgactttaactgtgtttgtaaaaggcactgcagccagaccaatatacacaacacagaccggaagttaacttaggccCAGgcacgtgcgcccgatgaaaccgtctatagggtctattctaattctcactttgaatttacatgcttaatttttcctatttgaccgttctctctcacacacacacacacacacacacacacacacacacacacacacacacacacacactatatgtgtgtatataaatcctttttttatttaccatgcttttaatgtcctataaggtatttgattggcttagaatgataaaaattgttccactctttccaattacagttattgctgtcctatttaagtggcagtttgaatgttggttttaatgtatcaagcATGGTATCAAAAGAAGGGCGagaaaaccaaactggacagaggaacagtgtttacttttagcccagttagtggatgaacacaaggccattcttaaaagaaaatttgggccgggtgtcacagcaagggacaagaagcagacatgggagcgtatagcacaaactattaacggttcattccccctgcttgtgcgcacctataagcctgctatattcataaatgcagttttttgtgcctgcaaggtgggaatgtccagtggaaacgaaatgaactgcgacacaataagatgttctgaaagtgctgtaattgtttgtatgatcactctgcttacagaaggttgtgacagacccaaatcatcactattgcattgttgcatttccCAGTTACCAAATattgtaatgtagtgattactttattttctggcgctatggcatttctgcgctgtgtctgAGATGTTAGCACATCTCTAATAAGaccagtcacaaacatgatccctgcaagatctaatctatagcgtcttattaactcaatGTCATCCAttgtttttgcattaagattctttatgaaaaCGGGCCCTGGGGCCTGTTGCACAAAACTAGGATAAGGGATTAAGTCAGGATATCTTGGTGATCCTGGCTCAATTGATCCGTAATCCGGTTGCACTAAAGCTGGATAGGGGGCAGGAGGATATGTTATGGTATAAATTACCATGGAGATTTATTCTGTGGAGCTAGCCTGCTCCAGACCAGGCTAAATTCCAGGATCTATTTAATCTCATCCTTAATGTCAGTCAGCAGTCACCACAAATGGAAACCAATAGTTATTTCACTGCTCACTATACATTGTTATCACATATAACTAGACCCACTGTCATTATTTAAACGTTTGTGATCATTAATTTCAATCATTttggataaataatgatttttagatGATGTTGCTCTCATTAGATAATTTACAGTTTCCCATAGACTATAaggctatatataaaatgatagaatattagggccacagagggaaaaaaaagacaagtcaTAATATTGTAACCAGTTGTTTTAAAGGAGGACAGTTGTTAAAATGACAGATGTGGGGCATTTCGTGAAATTGTACTTCAGTATGGTTTCATAAACAAAGACATGCTGATGTGCCAGAATATTAAGTATCTCATTGTCATAAGTATcaaaactgtaaaaagaataTGTAGCTTTTCTGCAGAAAGAACCAGCCTCATAAATTTATGACTATCCTTTTTCCTCAGTGTGGCCCTAGTAAAACAAAGCAGGTAAACCATCAGCTCCTTTCGAAACTGAAGTCACAGTGACTCTACAAGATGGAAAGCACAGAATCAAAGCATATTATACAAAATGATACATACACATTCAAAGGTCTGTATATAACACACCCTGCATGTCTGCacactaaaataaatgcaggacaAATCCATACACATCAACTGAACAGACAAATGAATGGATGCAGTAGCCTCCCTGCAGCCTTGTATTACACACAGTATACCGCACAAACATCATAAGAGGCCAAATTCGTAACAAAACGAACCCAAAAAAACCCAAATTCCTCTGCCACCGCAGGACATATTTAACCAAAATTGAAAGCACACATACTaactaaaataattcaacacATATTGGTCCCTCAGCAGCCGACCACTGTCGTCATCAGGGAAGATTGCCGGATTGTCCCAGTCCATGGCTGGTGGCACTCTGGGGGCCCTCTCCTTCCTCAGGCAGGCCACATTGTGGAGGACAGCACAAGCCACAGTAATATCACATGCCCTAACAGGGCTGACCCTTAATTTGTGAAGGCAGTGAAAGCGTGCTTTCAGGAGGCCAAAGGTCATTTCAACTCTGGCCCTGGTCCTGGCATGGGCATGGTTGTAGGCCTGCTGTGCTTCCTGGGGGTCTGTGAAAGGTGTCAGGAGAAAAGGCTGGCAGCCATACCCCCTGTCTCCCAGCAACACACCAGAGAATTCACCTGTCAACACAAAATCTCATCATTACTACCTCATAAACACAGTGATATTCTTGACACAGCCATGATGGTTATAAATAGGGGTTGTGTGGCTTACCTTGTGATAGGCACTGATAGATTTCAGAGGCCCGAAAGATTCTGGAGTCATGGACTGAGCCAGGCCATTTTGCCACAACATTGCTGATCACACAGTCAGCATTGCAGACCATCTGAAATCATAAGATGAGGAATATTACACCAATCAATGCACATCACTGGCAATGCAGAGTGTTCGTCAATGGACAATATCAAAAAGTTATGTTCACCTGAACATTAATGCTGTGAAAGGATTTCCTATTCACAAAATCGGCCCCATGGGCACCTGAGGGGGCTTTTATCCTTATGTGTGTGCAGTCCACCGCACCAATGACATTGGGGAAACCTGTCACACAAAGTAATGAGTATCCTACTATGTGTTAACAGTTGTCCTGTAATTTGTAGATCCTCTTACCTGCAATCCTATAGAACTCCTCTTTGATGTCACAGAGTCTTCTGTGGCCAGGGAAGGAGATGAAGAAATCTGCTAATGCTTTGATAGCCAGACACACACTCCTTATTGTGCGGCAAATTGTGGCCTTGTTCAGCTGTTCTGCATCCCCCACAGTACAGGAAGGCTCCACTAGCAAAAAAGCGCAAGGCCACACAAACCATTTGCTCCACACTCAGTGCATGGCTCCGTGCAGTGCGGTGCTTAATCCTGGGACCCAGTAGTCTGCATAGATACCTGATGCCATCTGCAGAAAACCTGTATCTTTCATATAGATGGTCATCAGGGAAGGCCAGTGGGTCCAACCGGTCCCTGAAGACCCTTTCTCGCCTGAAGGCTCTCCTCAGCACAAGTGCTTCTTCATCCACCACATCTCGCAAGAATGGGCATGCCATTGTCAGAGCAGAAAGGAACACACAATTTTGGGCCTTCATATAGGCTAGTGGCCACACCTGGTGCTTGGGGGTGGGCAAAAGAGGCCGGTGCCTTATAACGATGACTTGGTTGTACTGATTgctgggaaaataaaaaaaaccttagaa is a genomic window of Carassius carassius chromosome 46, fCarCar2.1, whole genome shotgun sequence containing:
- the LOC132129617 gene encoding putative nuclease HARBI1, which gives rise to MVCNADCVISNVVAKWPGSVHDSRIFRASEIYQCLSQGEFSGVLLGDRGYGCQPFLLTPFTDPQEAQQAYNHAHARTRARVEMTFGLLKARFHCLHKLRVSPVRACDITVACAVLHNVACLRKERAPRVPPAMDWDNPAIFPDDDSGRLLRDQYVLNYFS